The nucleotide sequence GAGCCGAGATTCTCGGCTCCGGGAGACGCGCCCGGTGGTCTGAGGTCGCCTGGTGCGACGCAGTGCTAGTTCTCGGCCTTGCCCTGCCGCCAGTACCCCATGAACGCCACCTGCTGGCGGTCGAGGCCGACCTCCGAGACGAGGAAGCGGCGCAGGGTCTTGATGGCGGAGGCCTCGCCGGCGAAGAACGCGTAGAGGTCGGCGCCGGCGGCGGAGCCGTCGGGCACCTCCCAGAGGATCTCGTGGTCGACGTCGATGTCGGCGAGCGTCGAGGCGTCGACGGGGTGCCCGTGATGCTGGGCCGTGACGTAGCGGCCGGTCCAGTCACGGACGGCGGCCACGAGGGCGTCGCCGTAGGGGAGCGGGCCGGCCGAGGGAGCGTCGCGGGGGAGCCAGTGCACGTCGACGGCGTCCGGCACGATGAGCGGCAGGATGTCGGCGCGGGTCGGGACCTCGAGGAAGACGCAGCCCCGTGCATCCTGCGCCAGGGTCTCCAGGATCGCCGCGATGGCCGGCACGGCGGTCTCGTCGCCGGCGAGCAGCACCGTCGCAGCGTCGCCCGGGTTCCACTCGATGCCCATCGGCGGCTGGCCGCTTCGGGCGTCGGGGCCCACGACGACGAGCTCGTCGCCGACGCGCGCTCGGCCGACCCAGGCGGAGGCGGGGCCACCGTCGCCGTGGGTGACGAAGTCGACGTCGATCTCGCCCTCGTGGCGGCGGATCGAGCGGGCCGTGTAGGTGCGGATCGGGTTCTGACGCTCGGCGGGGAGCTCGCGCCACGCCTGCCACCAGCCCCAGTCGTCGCTCTCGTCGTCGTTCGTGGGGAACGTGTCGAAG is from Frondihabitans australicus and encodes:
- a CDS encoding siderophore-interacting protein, which translates into the protein MSRLSRLSPNFVRVTLAAPELEHFSDRGLDQRIKVVLPLADSGFDTFPTNDDESDDWGWWQAWRELPAERQNPIRTYTARSIRRHEGEIDVDFVTHGDGGPASAWVGRARVGDELVVVGPDARSGQPPMGIEWNPGDAATVLLAGDETAVPAIAAILETLAQDARGCVFLEVPTRADILPLIVPDAVDVHWLPRDAPSAGPLPYGDALVAAVRDWTGRYVTAQHHGHPVDASTLADIDVDHEILWEVPDGSAAGADLYAFFAGEASAIKTLRRFLVSEVGLDRQQVAFMGYWRQGKAEN